A single Stigmatopora argus isolate UIUO_Sarg chromosome 7, RoL_Sarg_1.0, whole genome shotgun sequence DNA region contains:
- the LOC144077553 gene encoding E3 ubiquitin/ISG15 ligase TRIM25-like, whose translation MAHHANISVTESQFRCPICLDVLQDPVSIPCGHTYCMACINGYWDQAEPPDHFTCPQCREAFSPRPVLRRNTVLAEVVAKLKPRDGFGSEICPSEHYHGVAGQVPCDFCPPESKLAASKSCLVCLASFCESHVLPHREVETLRRHKLVEAVECPAERLCGQHRLGLQPRTGGVEPEEGVVDWTGNCLLCEADQEEVNPGEAQRARKQVQLQESQRKVQGKIRSCQRDLEELQQSLESLKVSVSAILEDSDALFADMAIRLEKTKAEVRMRVEARERVLVSRAEQDAETLEKDLEDLRRRDQEIGQLLLTEDNGHFLQAAPLLCLPIPATTRPLVASNTPAEAFSGARKVLGRLRSRLEDVCREELDSISRADPVNMAEENMKPQHSPARLRQDETHVFPSPFSLPPLPLQPADQRMRDVFLRFSCHLSLDEDTAHPTLVLFNGGQGAHCGEELQSYPTHPQRFDSVAQVLCREGQFGDASYWEVEWRGGGWIDIGATYKRIGRKGGGKPCLLGRNENSWRLRCTHAGYAAWHDNRKTTVAAPPCPRIGVFLERHKGALSFYSVSDSMVLLHTFRCPFSQPIYPAFRLDLDSTLLLCPQEVPSVGY comes from the exons ATGGCCCACCACGCTAACATCTCGGTGACCGAAAGCCAGTTCCGTTGTCCGATCTGCCTGGACGTACTCCAGGACCCGGTGTCCATCCCGTGCGGACACACCTACTGCATGGCGTGTATCAACGGCTACTGGGACCAGGCCGAGCCGCCCGATCACTTCACTTGCCCGCAGTGCCGAGAGGCTTTTAGCCCTCGACCGGTGCTCCGACGAAACACCGTGTTGGCCGAAGTAGTGGCCAAACTCAAGCCCAGAGACGGCTTCGGGTCGGAGATCTGCCCGTCTGAGCATTACCACGGCGTCGCTGGCCAGGTGCCGTGCGACTTTTGCCCGCCGGAGAGCAAGCTGGCGGCGAGCAAGTCTTGCCTAGTGTGCCTGGCCTCCTTCTGCGAGTCGCATGTGTTGCCTCACCGGGAAGTGGAAACATTGCGCCGGCACAAGCTGGTGGAGGCCGTGGAGTGCCCTGCTGAGCGGCTGTGCGGGCAACACCGCCTTGGACTGCAGCCAAGAACCGGTGGAGTCGAACCGGAGGAGGGCGTGGTGGATTGGACCGGAAATTGTCTGCTATGTGAGGCCGATCAGGAGGAGGTGAACCCCGGGGAGGCTCAAAGGGCCCGGAAACAG GTTCAGCTTCAGGAGTCCCAGAGGAAAGTTCAGGGCAAAATCCGAAGCTGCCAGCGAGATCTGGAGGAGCTCCAGCAGAGTTTGGAGTCACTAAAG GTCTCAGTTTCAGCCATTTTGGAGGACAGTGATGCGCTTTTTGCTGACATGGCGATACGACTGGAGAAGACCAAAGCTGAG GTGCGCATGCGCGTGGAGGCTCGTGAGCGAGTTTTGGTCAGCCGAGCCGAGCAAGATGCGGAAACACTGGAAAAAGATCTGGAAGATCTAAGGAGGCGAGACCAGGAGATTGGACAACTTTTGCTTACTGAAGACAACGGACACTTTCTACAA GCGGCGCCGCTTCTGTGCCTTCCAATTCCAGCCACGACACGGCCTTTGGTGGCCTCCAACACCCCAGCGGAGGCTTTCAGTGGGGCTAGGAAAGTCCTGGGGAGACTACGGAGCCGCCTGGAGGACGTCTGTCGTGAGGAGCTGGACTCCATTAGCAGAGCGG ATCCCGTAAATATGGCTGAGGAAAACATGAAGCCTCAACATTCCCCTGCACGCTTGCGCCAAGATGAAACTCATG TGTTTCCCTCGCCATTTTCTCTGCCGCCTTTGCCTCTACAGCCAGCTGACCAAAGAATGAGGGATGTCTTCCTCAGGT TTTCCTGCCATCTGTCCTTGGACGAGGACACAGCCCACCCCACCCTAGTTCTATTTAACGGTGGACAGGGGGCCCACTGCGGTGAAGAGCTTCAGTCATACCCGACTCACCCCCAGCGCTTCGACTCAGTTGCTCAGGTTTTATGTCGTGAGGGGCAGTTTGGCGATGCCAGCTATTGGGAGGTAGAATGGCGGGGCGGCGGATGGATCGACATTGGCGCTACCTACAA GCGGATTGGACGCAAAGGGGGTGGAAAACCGTGCCTGCTGGGCCGCAACGAGAATTCTTGGAGGCTCCGCTGTACACACGCCGGCTACGCAGCCTGGCACGACAACCGCAAGACCACTGTGGCCGCACCACCATGCCCGCGCATCGGCGTCTTCCTAGAGCGCCACAAAGGGGCGCTTTCCTTTTACAGCGTATCCGACAGCATGGTGCTTCTGCACACTTTTAGGTGTCCCTTCTCGCAACCCATCTACCCGGCTTTCCGCTTGGACCTGGACTCTACCCTTCTCCTCTGCCCTCAAGAGGTCCCCTCAGTGGGTTACTGA